The window ggtcgtcctaaaacaaaaaatcgttctcttcgaattagcgatgttgttcgtcattcctgcggcagcacacatcgctatgtgtgacaccgcaggagcgaggaacatctccttacctgtctccaccagaaatgcagaaggaaggaggtgggtgggatgtttacgtcccgctcatctccgcccctccgcttctattggacggctgccgtgtgacgtcgctttgacggcgcacgacccgcccccttagaaaggaggcggattgccggccacagcgacgtcgcaggacaggtaagtccgtgtgacgggggtaagtgaggttgtgtgatttgctgtgtcgcacaaccgacgggggcgggtacgatcgcttgcgatctcgctaccaagatcgcaacgtgtaaagcccgctttagggtcccCGAAAGGACTGATATAAAATATATCTTTAGCCTGATGGGTCTACTTGTAGAAAAAACATTTTCATTCAATAAATTTATCATTTTAGGGGCTCATGCACATTGcataaatataattattattattattatttattattatagcaccatcaataccatggcgctttacatgtgaaaggggtatacataatagggacaagtacagtaatgataaacaatacaaggcacagactggtacaggaggagagaggtccctgcccacgagggttcacagtctacaagggataggtgaggatacagtaggtgagggtaggtaatttattgaatgttctcactgagaggaacaaaattataatcttgtgataccttttaatggctaactaaaataaaataaagtgatgttataaagcaagctttcgagacatctcaggtctcttcatcaggcagggtatgacaaaatatctgaagaaacacaaatatatgcacaaaacagagcagagggatggcataataaaagacatttaaataaacaaacactgagcttaagctggtgtcacacacagcgacaacgacaacgacgtcgctgctacgtcaccattttctgtgacgttgcagcgacgtcccgtcgctgttgctgtgtgtgacattcagcaacgacctggcccctgctgtgaggtcgccggtcgttgctgaatgtccagcttcattttttggtcgtcactctcccgctgtgacacacacatcgctgtgtgtgacagcgagagagcgacgaaatgaagcgagcaggagccggcactggcacctgcggtaagctgtaaccagcgtaaacatcgggtaaccaagggaagacctttccctggttacccgatgtttacgctggttaccagcctccgccgctgttgctgccagtgccggctcctgcactgtgacatgtggctgcagtattcatcgggtaattaacccaatgtatactgtagcaaggagagcaaggagccagcgctaagcagtgcgcgcggctccctgctctctgaactgtgacatgtagctgcagcacacatcgggttaattaacccgatgtgtgctgcaggagagcaaggagccagcgctaagcgcggctccctgctctctgcacatgtagcacagcgaccttatgatcgctgcttctgctgtgtttgacagctaagcagcgatcataacagcgacttacaaggtcgctgttacgtcaccgaaaatggtgacgtaacagcgacgtcgttgtcgctgtcgtttagtgtgaacccagctttagagagtgaatccttaattacttAATAACTAAGGGTAGATAATGTAATGGTCATTGGTATTAGAGCTTATGTTAAAGACATAACAAATGAGTCAAGTAACACAACTTTTAATATGGAATCTGACATAGAAAAAAGTTCTTTGCCTCAATGTAAAATGAAACATTAGGGCACAGTAAGGATCCATCCAATACTTTGGTTCCACACAGACGCATGGggcaggatttttatttttttcatagcaCTTACTTTAGTTATGTGAAGGTACGATGGCTAGACTAACAGAAATCCCTCCTGTTCCCATCGGATCAGCAACTGTCTAGAATAGCGTTAAATATATGACACAATGCATTCCTACTGCAATAATGCTGAGCAGAGAAATGTATGCCTTCCATGATAATGGCCCCCTTCAGTGTGGACAAAGACAGCGCATTCCTGAAAATCCATTTCCAGTCCGAACTAATCCGTGCTGAACCATTGCTGGAATGTGCAGGGCACTCCACCGGTCACTGCTGAGATATGCACAGGCTAAGGAGCTAATTACCAATTAACCTGAAAAATCAATGAATCATTTGACCTCATGACGTTTCACTGGTCAATAAATGTATACCTGTCCCCATATGGCTCCTCCACATGGTAAAACAATAAAATATGCAATCACTTAGCTAGGAGTGCCATGTAGCTGCTGTGGCATATGTACAGAATGTGGCAATTTAGCATAGACATGAAAACTATTCAGTAGAGAATAATAGCAAGCATACAGTATTTGGTGATGCTATTGAATCCAGCAGTAGACCACATCTCTTATCCATTGCCTCTCTATAACAGAGGTGAAACTCATTTTAGGAATGCCCACTGCATTGACAAATTATCGCAATCACCCTCCAAGGCTTAGAGGGAACATTACCTAGGAACCAGCAATTTATAGGAAACGCTGTGTAGATTATCCTTCCTATTGAACTCAGATGTCACTTCTTTCTTTCTATTGCTTCCTAAATGGCCGCGTGTTACTGATTCTCAAGGACGGGCTTGTCTATGGCTGATGTGACAGCACTGTTCCCCGAGGTAAGAGAACACTGATCTCTGTGGCAAATGAAAGTTTCAAAGCCAATTATACTTAAATTGTCAACAGACCCCAAAGCCGGTGCTGAAATGACCTGCAGAGGGGTAAGTGAGTGGCCGACCATATCTGTGCCCAtgggagacatagacagacagctcCTTCCGTAATGAGGAAGACCATGGAGGCTGTGGAGGTATATAGCTGGAAATAAGAACTAAAGTCTTTCCAAATATCACTGATAGTGACTTCAGATAGGATGGCTGAAGTAATCTACGTTTTCACTATGTAGTGATTTAGGGTGCTGAAGAGAGGGACAAtgaatatacaatatacatatatatatatatatatatatatatatatatatatatatatatatatatatatatgtccaacaatgtagaccagctcactcctgtgaatcacctggatcctcagctgacctggttaactccgtagtGCCCGGATCatgacgtaggagtccatccatacaaatgtgaacaacaacaaggcaaaatccagcaataacgtgagcagtccaggatgctgttaaaaaattttttctttctttttattcataaattcattaaaatatagtggtccaagcaattcagaacagcattatcgcaggaaaatagcatgGACATCTCCACCTTGGTATGTCTAGTAGGGATCCGGTTTGGAAAGCATCAATGTAAACCATCTGGAGTGTTCAGTGAGTTCCTCAACTTGGTGGACCATGCAGGAGATGCCTGGCATAGACATAAAGTTGTCATACTACTATGGTTAAAAATCCTGCCGCAGACCCTTACTGTTTGTATATGGATGGAGGCCCCAGAAGAGTTGGCATAGAAAGCCTTGCTGGTCATTGTTGAGCcagtatatatatatgaacaacaacaaggcagaatccagcaataaTGTGAGcagtccaggatgctgttaaaaaaaaatttctttctttttattcataaattcattaaaatataatggtccaagcaattcagaacagcattatcgcaggaaaatagcgcagataggactacgcgtttcagcggtagaatccgccttcttcacggtctagAATTCTGGTGATTCCggtgattctggaccgtgaagaaggcggattgttgttcatatatatatatatatatatatatatatactggttcAACAATGACCAGCAAGGCTTTCTATGCCAACTCTTCTGGGGCCTCCATCCATATACAAACAGTAAGGGTCTGCGGCAGGATTTTTAACCATAGTAGTATGACAACTGCAGGATTTTTAACCATAGTAGTATGACAACTTTATGTCTATGCCACGCATCTCCTGCATGGTCCACCAAGTTGAGGAACTCACAGAACACTCCAGATGGTTTACATTAATGCTTTCCAAACCGGAGCCCTACTAGACATACCAAGGTGGAGATGTCCATGCTTATATTAGACAAATTTCATGTATATTAATATTAATGAATGTATATGTCACACCCACATTGAAAGGCAATGTGTTACTCTGTatttaaaattacttttttttatacATGTTGCACATACTATGGTTAAGAGTGCCTATTGGACCAGAAACGCGTCGGTTCTTTTAAGCTGCTTGTCATCACTTCATTTTAATAAACCAAACAAAAGGTATCTTGTTATCCACTAGATGGATGTGCTGAGATATTTCTGTTTCCCATGCTAATATTAATTCATTTACGCTCTAGTCTCTAGAACTCTGCATAACAATAAAATAAGTACAAAATGAGATATTATGATTGTAAACCAGTGACTGATGCAGCCCCAGAAAGGACTGAGCAGCATGTAATCACTTTTGGGAAAACTCCCTCCCCAGCCACTAGGGGGCGCTTCAATCACCACTAACTCTCAATATATAGCAACAAGTATGCCAATCAGTGCTGATATATGAGCATAGAGAGCAATATCCAGAATGGCTGATAGGTATGTATTTTCATCTGAATTATCTTTACGTGTTTGGTAATGAAGCAATGCACTGCCACATATTGTTATCTTGCACATCTTACCTTTTTGGAGAACGGTGGTTTACTGAGATTGACTCCATCCCGAATGAGTTTATCCCTTATCATGATCTTTAACTTCAGCTTAGGATAAGTAACCAAGTTCTTACTCAGTTGGCCACTTTTATTACTCCTTGGAACTGGTTTATGACCCTGGGCTTCTCTCCAAGCTTTGGTTTCATACTGCTCCACCAAGTGACTAGTGTAGATATCAGGTGTAGGAGCATCTACCTGTGGTTCTAAGGTGAAATATAATCCACTTGCAGCCTCCTTCTCTTCTTCTCTTAGTCTGTGGACGGCATCATGGATCTTCTTCCGATGCTGCTGGATCATTACTCCGATGGCATCCAAATCAGGGTCCCCAATCTGTTTGCATACCTCCAAATCATCATAGCCATTATCCACAAAAGATTCTGCATACTGAGAAAGCTGCAATGCTTTCAGCCATTCATATACTATATTTGCACACATggtgagttaaaaaaataaaaataaaaaaactgaaaaaaatcccTTGAAAATATTTTAGGTAGGAAAGACGTGTTGTTTACTTCCAACAATAAATGCTACAATAAAACATCCAAAAGTTCGAATGAAACCCCCGTCCTGTAACCGACAGCTGACTCCTCACAGGTAAACAGCTGGGAGACAGCAATAAGACGTGATGCAGCAGTGGCACCTGATGGTCTGGGTCATTCTGCAGCCAGGACGTGACCAGTCCGTGTACTGGAAATAGAAAAGCAATCCCAGAAAACAGCGCAGATGTAGACAGTGCCTGTGTGCTTGCCTCAATCAGAGGAGTAAAGTGGTTACACCTCAGCTGTCTCCTGCATCACTGATACTGTGCAGGAACACTCCAGGCACCACCCTGATGCCATGGTCCTAGATATTTCCCAAACAAGTTAGTATTGAGCGGCACGCTGCTACTTTTTTCTTTCCCATTAGCTCCAGTATTCCGCTCTAGTGTTCCAGAGCAATCCTGCGAGGCTGTGTCTTCCACGCTCTTCCGAACAGTTTTCTTCTCTCCTCCCGCCCTGCCTTCATCTCTGGGATGCCAGACACACTACTTGCTCCTCCACCAGTCAATACACTCCAGAAAAAATCTCTAGTGTCAGGTTAGCCGGCAGCGCTGGCTCCTCTGGTCCTGCGGCCACACCTTGGCATGTTCTTACCACCTAGTTCCTTGCAGCTTCTCCTCGTCCCTCTCACAATACACACTATTTCTTATTTATTGTTCCAGGTTACATTGGCAGCCGCTTCGCAGAGAGGATTTCCAGTGTAGTTCAGCCGGCAGCCTCTGCTGTGTGTGAATGCGGGGAGGGGACTTGATTCAAGATTAATCTGCAAGGGAATCCAGCAGGCAATTTGGCTGTGGACAGTCTGCTTCCATAAGGTTATTTGTGTCATTCATTCTTCTTTATATCCAGCCTTTTATCTCGCCTTTAATTTGTCTTGCATTCACAGCAGAAATGCTAATTCTTCTTTACATTTCCTGTTGTATTCCAGCCTCATTCATACAAACAAGGGATCCCGAAGCCTTTAATGAAATGTTCCAATGTGTCAGTTATTCTGAATAGCAGCGGAAAGTAAGAATCTCCTAGATGAGCCTTGAGTATTAGCCTATTGTAAAACTGTTCTGAGGCTGATGGAAATCCCAACTGCTGCCTAAACAGACTCCGGGAACATCTGTACCCCACTTATCTGCAGCAATGTgtgccactggtggacacagacagaaaagggccctgagCAAGAACAATAAATAGGCACTTTGCAGACCAAGAACTCATAAAACACAAAATTGCACCAGCATTGGAGGTAAACATggaccccttacctcttgggcccctgtgcacacaggttgcaccaatgatatgtccacccgatGTATAAATTCTACAATATGGAATTAACAGCAGCTTAGGTGAAATCCAAGGTAGACTGATTCTTCTCAGGAGCTTAAATGGTTTTAGTTTTATTTATTTGTGGTTTGAAATGCCTTTTCTGAATATTATTATCACTTTGCAGGCAgatagtgtgccgcccctgtatcagcagccgagctgctcaaatccggatccgcggtggctcgaggggtcttcggacccgaacgtcgtgcggccactcaaatgaaggtggtatttacaggggattgtgttacagttcgtgatgccaccagttgtatgtagtaatttggagtaccaccgctgcagttgggagtactcgggggtgATGGAATAGGGCAGCTAGGTGTtaaaaccctccacgggtaggggggatgccccgggactcggtgatggtgactggggaGTGCCGTCGGGTGAgaaggggtcacttgtgtactcagtccattaagctgacaccgacaactggataatctaaaattctggataccgctgcctctgagaggagctagttcgggtcccgtccccaatggtgctacctggtgatccgtgacctgcctcctggcacgaaGTTCACTTCTCTATTGGTCCCAGTAGTAtaaccataaccaagaaggaggtggatattgcacgggaggacagattgtgcaataccctgtgacgacctgatagtccagggcgtcacaatagca is drawn from Anomaloglossus baeobatrachus isolate aAnoBae1 chromosome 3, aAnoBae1.hap1, whole genome shotgun sequence and contains these coding sequences:
- the SAMD5 gene encoding sterile alpha motif domain-containing protein 5, with the translated sequence MCANIVYEWLKALQLSQYAESFVDNGYDDLEVCKQIGDPDLDAIGVMIQQHRKKIHDAVHRLREEEKEAASGLYFTLEPQVDAPTPDIYTSHLVEQYETKAWREAQGHKPVPRSNKSGQLSKNLVTYPKLKLKIMIRDKLIRDGVNLSKPPFSKKQF